One genomic segment of Belonocnema kinseyi isolate 2016_QV_RU_SX_M_011 chromosome 2, B_treatae_v1, whole genome shotgun sequence includes these proteins:
- the LOC117182982 gene encoding uncharacterized protein LOC117182982 — translation MEEFITAIHDKVVSTRNYRKHVLNQDVVDRCRLCGDTNESIKHITDGCRIMSQREYTSNPNMVERREGACVAGGDVELTRRESPDKRRSDRRIRLSGEYKGPERRKAGTESLSDSAPSIGTIHMWFTEFRCGRTSTVDAERSGRPKLVTTPEIVEKIHDMMLNDPKVKLREVANAVGISLERVGNIVHLVLGMKKLCARWVPRLLTVDQKRIPKLHEIGFELIPEPPYSPDLAPSDYYLFLHLKRWLTGKCFHSNEELIAEPEAYFGDLPIEYFSDDIKKLENRWTRCIDVKGEYVEK, via the exons ATGGAAGAATTTATCACTGCGATACatgacaaggttgtcagcaccaggaattatcgcaaacacgtgttgaATCAAGATGTTGTTGACCGGtgtcgattatgtggagataccaacgaatctatCAAGCACATTACTGATGGCTGTCGCATAATgtctcagagagaatatac ATCAAATCCAAATATGGTAGAAAGGAGGGAAGGAGCGTGCGTGGCAGGAGGAGACGTCGAGCTGACACGAAGAGAAAGCCCTGACAAGAGAAGATCTGACAGGAGAATCAGGCTTTCCGGAGAATATAAAGGTCCAGAACGAAGGAAAGCAGGGACAGAGTCGCTATCAG actctgcaccgtcgattggaacgattcatatgtggtttaccgagtttcgttgtggccgtacgagcacagttgatgctgaacgatctgggcgcccaaaactggtcactacaccagaaattgtcgaaaaaatccatgatatgatgttgaatgatcccaaagtgaaattaagagaggtagctaatgctgtaggcatatcattggaacgtgtgggcaatatcgtgcatttagttttgggcatgaagaagctctgcgcgcgatgggtaccgcgtttgctcacagtggaccaaaaacgaattc caaaattgcatgaaatcggcttcgaattgattcctgagccaccgtattcaccagatttggcgcccagcgactattacttgttccttcacctgaagagatggctcaccggtaagtgttttcactcaaatgaggagctcatagctgaacctgaggcgtattttggagaccttccgatcgagtacttttcggacgatatcaaaaagttagaaaatcgttggactcgctgtatcgacgtaaaaggagagtatgttgaaaaataa